A genomic window from Bacteroidales bacterium includes:
- a CDS encoding histidine phosphatase family protein yields the protein MKKLYLIRHGKSNWDDDEISDFDRPLKNRGVKNAYEMVERLKNKDINPELILSSPANRALHTAVIFATQLNIDLSKLNICDYLYEFSTLDILKQITKINDKHESVMIFGHNPFITDLTNYLTGEFIENIPTAGIASIYFDLSSWQLITENSGTLDFFDYPKRNKSEL from the coding sequence ATGAAAAAATTATATCTAATAAGACATGGAAAATCAAATTGGGATGATGATGAAATATCCGATTTTGACCGTCCATTAAAAAACAGAGGCGTAAAAAATGCATACGAAATGGTAGAAAGATTGAAAAATAAAGATATAAATCCCGAATTAATATTATCAAGCCCTGCTAACAGAGCTTTACATACTGCTGTTATATTTGCAACACAATTAAATATAGATTTATCTAAACTTAATATTTGTGATTATTTATATGAATTTTCAACATTGGATATTCTTAAACAAATAACTAAGATAAATGATAAACATGAGTCTGTAATGATATTCGGACACAACCCTTTTATTACAGACTTAACAAATTATTTAACTGGAGAATTTATTGAGAATATACCAACAGCAGGTATTGCATCAATATATTTTGATTTAAGTTCGTGGCAACTCATTACTGAAAATAGTGGTACTTTGGATTTTTTTGATTACCCTAAACGAAACAAATCAGAATTATAA
- a CDS encoding KilA-N domain-containing protein — MNKKSKIEVENKIISIVQQNEQDYISLTDMVRDEEGSNHIRNWMRNRNTVEFIGLWETLNNQNFKHVEFDTFRKQAGLNTFNLTPKKWIETTGAIGMISKSGRYGGTYAHKDLAFEFGSWISPLFKLLLIKEYQRLKEIESNQYNLEWNVKRILTKTNYQIHTDAVKEYILPDKNYNKDKEWLIYAEEADLLNVALFNCTAKDWRDINPNQVSKGLNIRDFASINELVVLSNLENMNSVLIRNQIDKEERYRQLREIAMIQLKSLDDKDFLKTLKKVSDDIYIKQTDNKKLE; from the coding sequence GTGAACAAAAAATCTAAAATAGAAGTTGAAAATAAAATTATTTCGATTGTTCAACAAAATGAACAAGATTATATCAGTCTTACAGATATGGTGCGAGATGAAGAAGGTAGTAATCACATTCGAAACTGGATGAGAAATAGGAATACAGTTGAGTTCATAGGACTTTGGGAAACTTTAAACAATCAAAATTTTAAACATGTCGAATTCGACACCTTTAGAAAACAGGCAGGATTAAATACCTTCAATTTGACTCCAAAAAAATGGATTGAAACAACAGGAGCAATTGGGATGATTTCAAAATCAGGACGATATGGAGGGACATACGCTCATAAGGATTTAGCTTTTGAATTTGGTTCATGGATTAGCCCGTTGTTCAAACTACTGCTTATCAAGGAATACCAGCGGTTAAAAGAAATTGAGAGTAATCAATATAACCTTGAGTGGAATGTTAAACGAATTCTAACAAAAACGAACTATCAGATACATACAGATGCTGTAAAAGAGTACATATTGCCAGATAAGAATTATAATAAAGATAAAGAATGGTTGATTTATGCAGAGGAAGCTGATTTGTTAAATGTAGCTCTTTTTAATTGTACTGCTAAAGATTGGAGAGATATTAACCCTAATCAAGTATCCAAAGGATTAAATATTCGTGATTTTGCAAGCATAAATGAACTTGTTGTTTTATCGAATTTGGAGAACATGAACTCTGTTCTTATCCGAAACCAAATTGATAAGGAAGAACGATACAGACAACTAAGAGAGATAGCTATGATTCAATTGAAATCACTAGATGATAAAGATTTTTTGAAAACATTAAAAAAGGTTTCTGATGATATTTATATCAAACAAACTGACAATAAAAAACTGGAATAA
- the cyaB gene encoding class IV adenylate cyclase: MKETEIKILEINRKEIEKKLIDIGAKKVFEGDMTATFWDFKDNSLKKSKQIFRLRKEGEKTTLTFKKPVQDSSAKVSQEFEVKVSDFSKMLMILEALGFINILIMKKHRISYKFENINFEIDNYVDDFDFVPEFLEIESDNFDSIINILEKIGYSKDDYVKFSATELINHYRK; encoded by the coding sequence ATGAAAGAAACTGAAATTAAAATATTAGAAATTAACAGAAAGGAAATAGAAAAAAAACTTATTGATATTGGTGCAAAAAAAGTTTTTGAAGGAGATATGACAGCTACTTTCTGGGATTTTAAGGATAATTCCTTAAAAAAATCAAAACAAATATTCAGATTAAGAAAAGAAGGAGAAAAAACCACCCTTACTTTCAAAAAACCTGTGCAAGATTCATCAGCCAAAGTTTCTCAGGAATTTGAAGTAAAAGTTTCTGATTTCAGTAAAATGTTAATGATTCTTGAAGCTTTAGGATTTATAAATATCCTTATAATGAAAAAACATAGAATTTCATATAAATTTGAAAATATTAATTTTGAAATTGACAATTATGTAGATGATTTTGATTTTGTACCTGAATTTCTTGAAATTGAATCAGATAATTTTGATTCAATTATTAATATATTAGAAAAAATCGGTTATTCTAAAGACGATTATGTTAAATTTTCAGCAACCGAATTAATTAATCATTATAGAAAATAA
- a CDS encoding pyridoxal phosphate-dependent aminotransferase codes for MGKIIMNNNIDKYKIPEGSLISYFSNKVKEFGGINLAQGIPGFAPPNELIDILKQVANKNIHQYAPGNGNAQLLDLLINNYKEYFSFNKNDFLIVQGVTEAISLLYIYFSQIIKSDFSVLAFDPAYESYKNIPKIFNNNFIAFPLDNYAKIDFHKLENTISEKNVKILFISSPGNPFGKVFSKEEINIIIDLSEKLDFFLVFDAVYKEIYFNNKPYIPLDKFNERLFYVNSFSKMLSITGWRVGYLIAHNKHMQNIKNIHDYTGLCAPSVLQETIAEYLNKYDFGKEYLLKLRNKLKLSFDILYKPLKEIGFNIPEINGGYFIWAKLPNQFNDGLKFAIDLYESEKVAVIPGIHFSENAFNFIRFNIAREQNEIEEAVFRLRKFFNNTD; via the coding sequence ATGGGAAAAATAATTATGAATAATAATATAGACAAATATAAAATACCCGAAGGCTCGCTAATAAGCTATTTTAGTAATAAAGTAAAAGAGTTTGGCGGTATCAACCTTGCTCAGGGCATACCCGGATTTGCACCACCAAACGAATTGATAGATATTTTAAAACAAGTTGCAAATAAAAATATTCATCAATATGCTCCCGGAAATGGTAATGCACAATTACTTGATTTATTGATTAATAATTACAAAGAATATTTTTCATTTAATAAAAACGATTTTCTGATAGTACAAGGCGTTACCGAAGCAATTTCGTTATTATATATTTATTTTTCACAAATAATTAAAAGTGATTTTTCTGTTTTGGCTTTCGACCCTGCTTATGAAAGTTATAAGAATATTCCTAAGATTTTTAATAATAATTTTATTGCATTTCCATTAGATAATTACGCAAAAATTGATTTTCATAAACTTGAAAATACAATTTCAGAAAAAAATGTAAAAATTTTATTTATAAGTTCTCCCGGAAATCCTTTTGGTAAGGTTTTTAGTAAGGAAGAAATTAACATTATAATTGACCTTTCTGAAAAACTTGATTTTTTTCTTGTTTTTGATGCAGTTTATAAAGAAATTTACTTCAATAATAAACCATATATTCCTTTAGATAAATTTAATGAAAGATTGTTTTATGTAAATAGTTTTTCAAAAATGTTGTCAATAACAGGATGGCGGGTAGGATATCTTATTGCACACAATAAACATATGCAAAATATTAAAAATATACATGACTATACCGGATTATGTGCCCCATCTGTCCTGCAAGAAACAATTGCTGAATATCTGAATAAATATGATTTTGGGAAAGAGTACCTTTTAAAATTAAGAAACAAACTTAAATTGTCATTTGATATTTTGTATAAACCATTAAAAGAAATTGGTTTCAATATTCCTGAAATTAATGGTGGTTATTTTATTTGGGCTAAATTACCCAATCAATTTAATGACGGATTAAAATTTGCAATCGACCTTTATGAAAGTGAAAAGGTAGCGGTTATTCCCGGAATACATTTTTCAGAAAATGCTTTCAATTTTATTCGCTTTAATATAGCACGTGAACAAAATGAAATTGAAGAAGCTGTTTTTAGATTAAGGAAATTTTTTAATAATACTGATTAG
- a CDS encoding GNAT family N-acetyltransferase, with translation MEIIIDNEIKLKEIDIDDANEIFDLIDNNREYLREWLPFVDTTKKVEDTLNFIKSVRNKNFEEREITTVIIYKGQKVGVIGFRDTDKLNHRTEIGYWLAKKYQGNGIIIRSCKSLINYAFNNLNINRITIRYAVENIKSSKIPKKLNFKFEGIEREGEYINGIYHDLNVYGLLKKEWEK, from the coding sequence ATGGAAATAATAATTGACAACGAAATAAAACTAAAAGAAATTGACATTGATGATGCCAACGAAATATTTGATTTAATTGATAATAACAGAGAATATTTAAGAGAATGGTTGCCCTTTGTTGATACAACAAAAAAAGTTGAAGATACTTTAAATTTTATTAAATCAGTAAGAAATAAAAATTTTGAAGAAAGAGAAATTACAACCGTAATTATTTATAAAGGTCAAAAAGTTGGTGTGATTGGCTTTAGAGATACTGACAAACTTAACCACAGGACAGAAATTGGGTATTGGCTTGCAAAAAAATATCAGGGAAATGGTATTATTATACGTTCATGTAAAAGTTTAATCAACTATGCTTTTAACAACCTTAATATTAACAGGATAACCATAAGGTATGCAGTTGAAAATATTAAAAGCAGTAAAATCCCTAAAAAATTAAATTTCAAATTTGAAGGTATCGAAAGAGAAGGCGAATATATAAACGGCATATATCATGATTTGAATGTCTATGGTTTATTAAAAAAAGAATGGGAAAAATAA